Proteins from one Mercurialis annua linkage group LG7, ddMerAnnu1.2, whole genome shotgun sequence genomic window:
- the LOC126655958 gene encoding DEAD-box ATP-dependent RNA helicase 35 — protein sequence MEDDDYEEYVPVAKRRALEAQKILQRKGKASTLEDELDKSNLAEAKPSLLVKASQLKRDQPEITPTEQIVQQEKEMIEHLSDKKTLMSVRELAKGITYSEPLLTGWKPPLMIRRMSKKQCDAIRKQWHIIVDGDEVPPPIKNFKDMRFPEPILKMLKAKGIVQPTPIQVQGLPAILTGRDMIGIAFTGSGKTLVFVLPMIMTALQEEMMMPIAPGEGPFALIICPSRELARQTYEVVEEFLGPMKEAGYPELRPLLCIGGVDMRSQLEIVKKGVHIVVATPGRLKDMLAKKKMNLDNCRYLTLDEADRLVDLGFEDDIREVFDHFKSQRQTLLFSATMPTKIQNFARSALVKPVTVNVGRAGAANLDVIQEVEYVKQEAKIVYLLECLQKTPPPVLIFCENKADVDDIHEYLLLKGVEAVAIHGGKDQEEREYAISSFKASKKDVLVATDVASKGLDFPDIQHVINYDMPAEIENYVHRIGRTGRCGKTGIATTFINKNQTETTLLDLKHLLQEAKQRIPPVLAELDDPMEDGDTITNASGVKGCAYCGGLGHRIRDCPKLEHQRSQQLANSRRDYFGSGGYRGEI from the exons ATGGAGGACGACGACTATGAGGAATACGTCCCAGTGGCAAAACGTCGGGCATTAGAGGCGCAAAAGATTCTTCAAAGAAAGGGAAAAGCCTCTACTTTAGAAGATGAACTCGATAAATCAAATCTCGCCGAAGCAAAACCTAGCCTCCTCGTCAAGGCTTCCCAACTCAAGCGCGACCAACCTGAGATTACCCCGACCGAGCAAATTGTGCAGCAAGAGAAGGAGATGATCGAGCATTTATCAGACAAGAAAACCCTAATGTCAGTTCGTGAACTAGCTAAGGGAATCACGTACTCCGAACCGCTATTGACCGGGTGGAAGCCGCCTCTTATGATTAGACGAATGTCGAAAAAGCAGTGTGATGCAATTCGGAAACAGTGGCATATCATAGTTGATGGGGATGAAGTTCCTCCACCGATTAAGAATTTTAAGGATATGAGGTTTCCTGAGCCTATTTTGAAGATGCTTAAAGCGAAAGGGATTGTGCAGCCTACTCCTATTCAAGTGCAGGGTCTTCCTGCTATCTTAACAGGACGTGATATGATTGGTATTGCTTTTACGGGTTCTGGGAAGACGCTTGTTTTTGTGCTTCCTATGATTATGACTGCTTTACAGGAGGAAATGATGATGCCCATTGCGCCTGGAGAAGGTCCCTTTGCGTTGATTATTTGCCCGTCTAGAGAACTTGCTAGACAGACTTATGAAGTGGTGGAGGAGTTTTTGGGTCCTATGAAAGAAGCTGGCTATCCGGAGTTGAGGCCATTGCTTTGCATTGGTGGAGTCGATATGAGGTCGCAGTTGGAGATTGTGAAGAAGGGTGTCCATATTGTTGTTGCTACGCCCGGGAGGTTGAAGGACATGCTAGCAAAGAAGAAAATGAATCTCGATAACTGCAG GTATTTGACATTGGATGAGGCAGATAGACTGGTAGATTTAGGGTTTGAGGATGACATAAGGGAAGTCTTTGATCACTTCAAATCTCAAAGGCAAACACTTCTATTCTCTGCTACTATGCCCACAAAAATACAGAACTTTGCCAGAAGTGCTCTGGTAAAGCCTGTCACTGTTAACGTTGGAAGAGCAGGAGCTGCAAACCTCGATGTCATTCAGGAGGTTGAGTATGTAAAACAGGAAGCTAAAATAGTTTATCTCCTGGAGTGCCTACAGAAGACACCACCTCCTGTTCTGATTTTTTGTGAGAACAAGGCTGATGTGGATGACATTCATGAATATCTCCTCCTAAAGGGAGTTGAGGCTGTGGCTATTCATGGAGGCAAAGATCAAGAAGAGAGAGAATATGCAATATCGTCCTTCAAAGCAAGCAAGAAAGATGTTCTGGTTGCCACTGATGTTGCCTCAAAGGGTCTGGATTTTCCTGACATTCAACATGTGATAAACTATGATATGCCCGCAGAAATTGAAAACTATGTTCACAGGATTGGAAGAACCGGAAGGTGTGGTAAGACAGGAATTGCAACAACCTTCattaacaaaaaccaaacggAGACCACACTCCTTGATTTGAAGCATCTACTGCAAGAAGCAAAACAGAGGATACCTCCTGTTTTGGCGGAGCTAGATGATCCAATGGAAGATGGAGACACGATAACTAATGCAAGTGGAGTTAAGGGCTGTGCCTATTGTGGTGGGCTTGGTCATCGCATCCGTGATTGCCCCAAGTTGGAGCATCAGAGATCGCAGCAACTTGCTAACTCTAGAAGGGATTATTTTGGTTCTGGAGGATATAGGGGAGAAATCTGA
- the LOC126657175 gene encoding uncharacterized protein LOC126657175 — translation MDKGKEPMREEGAPENSAKKQNAPIVIPDEERWMDEQHTLKGGEEHLEEKVRQVMSRLGIRCEDVDISLRSDSPLADFIISHEFPTKFRYPPNLESYDGIGCPKSHIHKFQAVINVQTNLDHVLCKLFPTTLKGLAQEWYQSLKPGSVLTFKQFSGLFQARFVACIPQKKLSTDLLAIMQWEGETLRKYVERFNKEAMQIEDLSQEIAYTALLNGTTNSDLRKELLAKSPKSFTTLMTIAHTQIRVDDGQREIENRLGRVEERTFAERRNGDRSPTGKRFGEKGNDHFRNKRKKDEDRRYTPLNTTRTNVLFWVKDSREKVRWPRKMNAASASKRDNSKYCEFHKDNGHTTDECWHLKEEIEKLIERGSLSQFVKRDTEAKETESERKKERKEETARRPRPEPAGVVNVIMGGSTGGDSNTTRKKAARTVYSVSPGAPNAKKFRSVSFSEGDSHGLSVPHEDALVVKGRLNNFEVSRMLVDTGSSVNMITMEVFGRIGLKKENLTHVSTPLVGLGGKSVQVEGSLEINIQLGDGEIYKEIRAEFMVVNMDFAYNAILGRPLLHDTCASICMRYLLMKIPTREGDAEVRGCQKSAREAYFTALRKVHITLPVLTMEPPEKKERAEHYGRTAKIELSPGKEIEIGDELEEEIKRSLAENLRSLGDSFAWTIGELIGVDPDVICHRLNIATDAKAVIQKKRRHSPEKQLAIAEEVARLKAANVIKDAYYPKWVANVVMVKKSNGTYRMCVDFTDLNKACPKDSFPLPHIDQLVDSTAGHALYTFLDAKAGYHQIPMAPEDQEKTAFITDQGLFCYKMMPFGLKNAGATYQRLVNSIFRDQIGKHMEVYVDDMIIKSIRAEDHPTDVKIVLETLKRYQLKLNPEKCVFGVPAGKFLGYMVSQRSIEANPDKIEAVLKMTPPRSIHEVQKLNGRITALGRFMSCSAKRCLPFFKTLKQIKNFTWTAECQQAFEELKNFLSSPPLLARPDLGDVLYLYISCSDETIAGVLVSEKGGEQYPIYYISKVLRDAELRYPKLEKLALCVYTATIKLRHYFEGHQVIVRTDQPLRKILQKAETSGRIAEWAVKIGSLGVIYEARKALKAQALADFFAELTFKEPMEDKTTPWEIHVDGAVCGEGAGIGVVLKGPGRIQMEYSARLEFPASNNVAEYEALITGLQLCEELNISEVQIYSDSQLVVNQVSGNFEVKEATLKKYAKQAKTFFADNGRSWSLQQIPRAMNGRSDELAKWAATKNYDSMRNIPHEIKRQPSFQGEIKEGEVLMVEEEETWMTPLTAYLANGILPEDKKEAKRIVVLSSKFGIYNGQLYKRSFTHPWLRCVNKEEGEYIMKELHEGTCGAHDGASTLVRKALLQGYYWPTMKEQATTLVRGCWPCQQHALVPRKQASEMKPIGSAWPFAQWGMDILGPLPLATGQRKFLVVAIDHFTKWIEFDSAGFRKFCAEYQIDLRFTSVYHPQSNGQTEVANRILLAGLKRRLDECKGRWVEELYSVLWNYRTTPRESTGETPFALAYGTEAVIPVEIGAPTPRTEDNQLNLVENEAELRNNLDLLDEKINRSDIRMEAYRQKMARHFNSHVKKKESSN, via the exons ATGGACAAGGGAAAAGAACCGATGCGAGAGGAAGGTGCCCCGGAAAATTCAGCAAAGAAACAAAACGCCCCCATAGTAATTCCAGACGAAGAACGTTGGATGGATGAACAACACACCCTCAAAGGCGGAGAAGAGCATCTGGAGGAAAAAGTCCGCCAAGTCATGAGCAGGCTTGGAATAAGATGTGAAGACGTAGACATCTCTCTTCGAAGTGACTCACCACTTGCAGATTTCATCATCTCTCACGAGTTCCCTACAAAGTTCAGATACCCTCCAAATTTGGAATCATACGATGGAATAGGCTGTCCCAAGAGCCACATTCACAAATTCCAAGCGGTGATCAATGTTCAGACAAACTTAGATCACGTACTATGCAAACTTTTTCCTACTACCTTAAAAGGTCTGGCGCAGGAATGGTACCAGAGTTTAAAGCCAGGATCAGTGCTGACGTTCAAACAATTCTCAGGACTTTTCCAGGCTAGATTCGTAGCATGCATCCCTCAAAAGAAGCTGTCCACAGACCTGCTGGCCATCATGCAATGGGAAGGAGAGACACTCAGGAAGTATGTAGAAAGATTCAATAAGGAGGCGATGCAGATAGAAGACCTGAGCCAGGAGATCGCCTACACAGCATTACTCAATGGAACTACCAACTCCGACCTACGAAAGGAATTGTTggctaaatcaccaaaatcattTACCACACTGATGACCATCGCACATACGCAGATCAGAGTGGATGATGGCCAGAGAGAGATAGAGAATCGCCTCGGACGGGTAGAAGAACGAACGTTTGCAGAAAGAAGAAATGGGGACAGATCGCCCACAGGAAAGAGGTTCGGAGAAAAAGGCAACGaccatttcagaaataaaagaaaaaaagacgaAGATAGGCGATATACGCCCCTGAACACGACCAGAACCAACGTACTGTTTTGGGTAAAAGACAGCCGAGAGAAGGTCAGATGGCCGAGGAAGATGAACGCTGCATCAGCCAGCAAAAGAGACAACAGCAAATACTGTGAATTTCACAAAGACAACGGCCACACCACAGATGAATGCTGGCACCTGAAGGAGGAGATAGAGAAGCTGATAGAAAGGGGATCCCTTTCCCAGTTCGTAAAAAGGGACACCGAAGCCAAAGAGACGGAgtcagaaagaaagaaagagcggAAAGAAGAAACCGCCAGAAGACCCAGACCAGAGCCAGCAGGCGTGGTTAACGTAATAATGGGCGGATCGACCGGAGGAGACAGCAATACTACAAGAAAGAAAGCTGCAAGAACAGTCTACTCAGTTAGCCCAGGTGCACCAAATGCTAAGAAATTCAGAAGCGTATCTTTTTCGGAGGGCGATAGTCATGGCTTATCAGTCCCCCATGAGGACGCCCTAGTTGTCAAGGGGCGACTCAACAATTTCGAAGTATCTCGGATGCTTGTGGACACGGGAAGTTCGGTAAACATGATCACAATGGAGGTGTTCGGCAGAATTGGactcaagaaagaaaatttgacaCATGTCTCTACTCCACTGGTGGGACTAGGAGGCAAATCTGTACAGGTGGAAGGATCACTGGAGATAAACATCCAACTGGGGGATGGAGAGATCTACAAAGAAATCCGAGCAGAATTCATGGTGGTCAATATGGACTTTGCATACAACGCAATTCTCGGAAGGCCACTTTTGCACGATACGTGCGCATCCATTTGCATGAGGTACCTACTAATGAAAATCCCAACCAGAGAAGGCGATGCCGAAGTCAGAGGATGCCAAAAGTCAGCCAGAGAAGCATACTTTACAGCTCTCAGGAAAGTACATATAACCTTGCCAGTACTAACAATGGAACCTCCAGAGAAGAAGGAAAGGGCGGAGCATTATGGGCGAACCGCGAAAATCGAATTATCCCCAGGAAAGGAGATAGAAATTGGAGATGAGctagaagaagaaatcaaacgaTCTCTGGCAGAAAACCTCAGATCGCTTGGAGACTCCTTTGCCTGGACAATAGGCGAATTGATCGGAGTAGACCCGGACGTCATATGTCATCGGTTAAACATAGCGACCGACGCGAAGGCAGTAATACAGAAGAAGAGAAGGCACTCGCCCGAAAAACAACTCGCCATCGCAGAAGAGGTCGCTCGGTTAAAAGCAGCAAACGTGATCAAAGACGCCTATTACCCCAAGTGGGTAGCAAATGTGGTGATGGTAAAAAAGTCCAATGGCACTTACCGAATGTGTGTGGACTTCACAGATCTGAATAAAGCATGTCCCAAAGATAGTTTCCCGCTTCCACACATTGATCAGTTAGTAGACTCCACAGCAGGTCACGCCCTCTATACATTCCTAGATGCCAAGGCGGGATATCATCAGATACCCATGGCACCTGAGGACCAGGAGAAGACGGCCTTCATAACGGACCAGGGATTATTTTGTTACAAGATGATGCCCTTCGGTCTGAAGAACGCAGGAGCCACATATCAGCGGCTGGTGAACTCAATATTCAGAGATCAGATAGGAAAacacatggaagtttatgtggatgacatgatCATCAAAAGCATCCGAGCTGAAGACCACCCAACAGATGTGAAGATAGTCCTAGAGACGCTAAAGAGATACCAGCTAAAACTCAATCCGGAAAAGTGCGTATTCGGAGTACCGGCAGGCAAGTTCTTGGGATACATGGTCTCTCAGCGGAGTATTGAGGCTAACCCAGATAAAATCGAAGCGGTCTTAAAAATGACACCGCCACGGAGCATACATGAAGTCCAGAAGCTCAACGGCCGGATCACGGCTCTAGGTCGGTTCATGTCCTGCTCGGCAAAACGATGTCTGCCTTTCTTCAAAACCCTGAAACAGATCAAGAACTTCACATGGACAGCAGAATGCCAGCAGGCGTTTGAGGAATTGAAAAACTTCCTATCCTCGCCCCCACTTTTGGCGAGACCAGATCTGGGCGATgtgttatatttatacatctcttGCTCTGACGAAACAATAGCAGGAGTATTGGTATCAGAAAAAGGAGGAGAACAATACCCGATCTACTACATTAGCAAAGTACTCAGAGATGCGGAGCTGAGATACCCGAAGTTGGAAAAGCTGGCGCTGTGCGTATACACCGCCACCATCAAGCTCCGACATTACTTCGAAGGACACCAAGTCATCGTACGAACCGACCAACCATTACGAAAAATCCTCCAGAAGGCAGAGACAAGTGGACGCATAGCGGAATGGGCCGTCAAAATAGGAAGCCTGGGCGTTATCTATGAAGCCCGAAAAGCACTGAAAGCTCAAGCACTAGCCGACTTCTTCGCAGAATTAACATTCAAAGAACCCATGGAGGACAAAACGACTCCCTGGGAGATACACGTCGATGGAGCAGTTTGCGGAGAAGGAGCGGGCATCGGAGTCGTGCTCAAAGGACCAGGAAGAATCCAAATGGAATACTCAGCAAGACTCGAATTTCCAGCTTCCAACAATGTTGCGGAATATGAGGCGCTGATAACAGGGTTGCAATTATGCGAAGAGCTCAATATCTCCGAAGTCCAGATCTACAGTGATTCACAACTGGTCGTGAACCAAGTCTCAGGGAACTTCGAAGTAAAGGAAGCTACATTGAAGAAATACGCCAAGCAAGCCAAAACCTTCTTTGCCGATAATGGGCGATCCTGGTCGTTACAGCAAATACCCAGAGCAATGAATGGAAGATCCGACGAATTGGCAAAGTGGGCGGCAACAAAGAATTACGATTCGATGAGAAATATCCCTCATGAAATTAAACGACAGCCTAGCTTCCAAGGAGAAATCAAAGAAGGCGAAGTACTGATGGTAGAAGAGGAAGAAACCTGGATGACCCCCCTCACAGCATACCTGGCTAATGGAATACTCCCCGAGGATAAGAAGGAAGCCAAAAGAATAGTGGTACTATCATCAAAGTTCGGAATATACAACGGCCAGCTGTACAAACGTTCATTCACCCATCCCTGGCTAAGATGTGTGAACAAAGAAGAAGGAGAGTACATCATGAAAGAATTACATGAGGGGACCTGCGGAGCACATGACGGAGCATCAACACTGGTCAGGAAAGCACTGCTACAAGGCTATTATTGGCCCACGATGAAAGAACAAGCTACAACGCTAGTAAGGGGATGCTGGCCTTGCCAGCAACATGCCTTGGTACCGAGAAAGCAAGCTTCAGAAATGAAACCCATCGGCAGTGCATGGCCGTTCGCCCAGTGGGGTATGGACATCCTGGGACCTCTCCCTTTGGCCACAGGACAACGGAAGTTCCTGGTAGTGGCAATCGACCacttcaccaagtggatagag ttcgacTCAGCAGGATTTAGAAAGTTTTGTGCCGAGTATCAGATCGACCTAAGGTTCACTTCGGTCTACCATCCACAATCAAATGGGCAAACCGAAGTGGCTAACAGAATCCTACTGGCCGGACTAAAAAGAAGACTAGACGAGTGCAAAGGAAGATGGGTAGAAGAACTCTACAGCGTCCTATGGAACTACCGTACCACCCCTAGAGAATCAACGGGCGAAACTCCATTCGCCCTAGCCTATGGAACGGAGGCTGTAATTCCTGTAGAGATCGGCGCACCCACGCCAAGGACAGAAGACAACCAACTAAACTTAGTTGAAAATGAAGCAGAGCTCAGGAACAATCTGGACCTCTTGGACGAAAAGATCAACAGATCAGATATCAGGATGGAAGCCTACAGACAGAAAATGGCAAGACATTTCAACAGCCatgtgaaaaaaaaagaaagttcGAATTAG
- the LOC126656207 gene encoding uncharacterized protein LOC126656207 has product MKEKNKTIIEDEAEIYEGVRAQFPFTFGKQSKSQTPLELLHNSTRRPTTASASAANPENKSNSFPSLSSSSKSWIDSVRTSKNPNPNSSISSSNVIIGPPRPPRAISDDDDDDDDDDEGEVMVGPPPPPPPSTSSAAVDDDNDDDGAMIGPPRPPPNQDSDEEEDEVEEANQFRIPISNEIVLKGHTKIISTIAVDHTGSRVLSGSYDYTVRMYDFQGMSSRLQSFRQIEPSEGHQVRSLSWSPTADRFLCVTGSAQAKIYDRDGLTLGEFVKGDMYIRDLKNTKGHISGLTCGEWHPRTKETVLTSSEDGSLRIWDVNDFKSQKQVIKPKLARPGRIPVTTCAWDRDGKCIAGGIGDGSIQIWNLKPGWGSRPDVQVEKAHSEEITGLKFSSDGHTLLSRSFDGSLKVWDLRKMKDPLQAFGDLPNNYAQTNVSFSPDEQLFLTGTSIERDSTTGGLLCFYDRVKLELVSRVGISPTGSVVQCAWHPKLNQIFATTGDKSQGGTHILYDPSISEKGALVCVARAPRKKSVDDFEVQPVIHNPHALPLFRDQPSRKRQREKMLNDPFKSHKPELPMTGPGFGGRVGVSKGSLLTQYLLKQGGMIKETWMDEDPREAILKFADVAAKDPKYIAPAYAQTQPETILADSDSEDEEK; this is encoded by the exons atgaaagagaAGAACAAAACAATTATCGAAGACGAAGCAGAAATTTACGAAGGCGTTAGAGCTCAATTCCCTTTCACTTTTGGCAAACAATCCAAATCCCAAACCCCTCTCGAACTCCTCCACAATTCCACCCGCCGTCCCACCACCGCCTCCGCCTCCGCCGCAAACCCCGAAAACAAATCTAATTCCTTCCCTTCTCTCTCCTCTTCTTCTAAATCCTGGATTGATTCTGTCCGCACTTccaaaaaccctaaccctaattctTCAATTTCCAGCTCAAACGTCATTATTGGACCTCCTCGTCCCCCGCGTGCTATTtccgatgatgatgatgatgatgatgacgatGATGAGGGTGAGGTTATGGTTGGGCCTCCGCCGCCGCCTCCTCCTTCTACTTCATCCGCCGCTGTTGATGATGATAATGACGATGACGGTGCTATGATTGGGCCGCCGCGTCCGCCGCCGAATCAAGATTCTGATGAGGAGGAGGATGAAGTTGAAGAGGCGAATCAGTTTCGGATTCCTATAAGTAATGAGATTGTGCTTAAGGGACATACTAag ATTATATCAACTATCGCTGTTGATCACACTGGGTCTAGAGTTCTTTCGGGTAGTTATGACTATACAGTGCGAATGTATGATTTTCAAGGCATGAGTTCCCGTCTCCAGTCGTTTAGACAGATTGAACCATCTGAAGGTCATCAAGTTCGTAGTTTAAGTTGGAGCCCAACTGCTGACAGGTTTTTGTGCGTCACCGGTTCTGCCCAAGCTAAA ATATATGACCGTGATGGACTCACATTAGGTGAATTTGTGAAAGGGGACATGTACATTCGTGATTTGAAGAATACTAAAGGTCATATTTCTGGGTTGACTTGTGGAGAGTGGCATCCTAGGACTAAGGAGACTGTATTAACATCATCAGAGGATGGATCGTTGCGTATATGGGATGTAAATGATTTCAAAAGTCAAAAGCAG GTCATTAAGCCAAAGCTTGCTAGGCCTGGAAGAATTCCAGTTACCACATGTGCTTGGGATCGTGATGGAAAATGCATAGCTGGTGGCATTGGAGATGGTTCTATACAG ATATGGAACCTTAAGCCAGGATGGGGAAGCAGGCCAGATGTGCAAGTTGAGAAAGCTCATTCTGAAGAAATCACTGGTCTAAAATTTTCTAGTGATGGACATACGCTACTTTCGAGAAGCTTTGATGGCTCACTGAAG GTTTGGGATTTGCGAAAAATGAAGGACCCTCTTCAGGCTTTTGGGGACCTTCCTAATAATTATGCTCAAACAAATGTTTCCTTCAGTCCTGATGAGCAGCTTTTCTTGACGGGAACGTCTATTGAACGAGACAGCACGACCGGAGGTTTGTTGTGCTTTTATGATCGGGTAAAACTCGAACTTGTTTCCAGAGTTGGTATCTCCCCGACTGGTAGTGTTGTGCAGTGCGCTTGGCATCCAAAATTGAATCAG ATCTTTGCAACAACTGGAGATAAAAGTCAAGGTGGAACACACATATTATACGATCCATCTATTAGTGAGAAGGGAGCTCTTGTCTGTGTTGCACGCGCGCCCCGTAAAAAATCTGTGGATGATTTTGAGGTGCAGCCTGTCATTCATAATCCTCATGCACTACCCTTATTTAGAGATCAGCCAAGCCGTAAGCGTCAGCGGGAGAAAATGTTGAATGATCCTTTCAAGTCCCACAAGCCTGAACTTCCAATGACGGGACCAGGTTTTGGCGGAAGAGTTGGTGTAAGTAAAGGAAGCTTGTTGACCCAGTATCTACTCAAG CAAGGCGGAATGATTAAGGAGACATGGATGGACGAAGACCCAAGAGAAGCCATATTGAAGTTTGCTGATGTTGCAGCAAAAGATCCCAAGTACATTGCTCCAGCATATGCACAAACGCAGCCTGAAACGATTTTAGCAGATTCAGATTCAGAGGATGAAGAGAAATGA
- the LOC126657176 gene encoding uncharacterized protein LOC126657176, whose amino-acid sequence MYNAPRKLHPDKERDKTKYCRFHEGYGHDTDRCWDLKREIEQLIQSGVLKKFVRTEGSAEKRKPEHVEKEEANKRFKEPMGVINMIEGGEPYSKAQKKKIRKGVYSISTRASAEELPLVTFGPEDGRHVQEPHNDALVIKALINNFRVMRILVNEGSAINLLTLQVFRGIRGSVTDLRQVSVPLVGLGGKPIRPEGMVELEIILGEAEEGPLKTMTAVFNVVDIPLAYNAILGRPFLYQCGAVTSIRWLTLKIPDEEGIVTVEGSQLAAR is encoded by the coding sequence ATGTACAATGCACCCAGAAAGCTACACCCAGACAAAGAGAGAGACAAGACCAAGTATTGCAGATTCCATGAAGGATATGGCCACGACACAGATAGATGCTGGGACTTGAAACGGGAGATAGAACAGCTGATCCAGTCAGGAGTATTGAAGAAGTTTGTACGCACAGAAGGAAGTGCAGAAAAAAGGAAACCAGAACATGTGGAAAAAGAAGAGGCAAACAAAAGATTCAAAGAACCCATGGGCGTGATCAACATGATAGAAGGGGGGGAACCATATTCAAAGgcacagaagaagaagatacgTAAGGGCGTGTACTCGATAAGCACTAGAGCATCCGCAGAGGAGCTGCCGTTAGTCACCTTTGGACCAGAAGATGGGAGGCATGTGCAGGAACCGCACAACGACGCGCTAGTAATCAAAGCATTGATTAACAATTTTAGAGTAATGAGGATCCTGGTGAACGAAGGAAGCGCAATTAACCTCCTTACCTTGCAAGTCTTTAGGGGGATAAGGGGATCGGTAACGGATCTCAGACAGGTTTCCGTGCCGTTGGTTGGCTTAGGAGGAAAGCCTATCAGACCGGAAGGGATGGTAGAGCTGGAGATAATTCTGGGAGAAGCAGAAGAAGGGCCACTGAAGACCATGACAGCAGTTTTTAATGTAGTGGATATCCCTTTGGCATACAACGCCATTTTGGGAAGGCCTTTCCTGTACCAGTGTGGCGCAGTGACCAGCATCAGATGGCTGACACTTAAAATTCCGGACGAAGAAGGGATAGTAACCGTAGAAGGGAGCCAGTTAGCCGCACGATAA